The sequence below is a genomic window from Aspergillus nidulans FGSC A4 chromosome V.
GGCGATCGGTCTTGACGAGACGGCGGACGACGACTATGAGTACACCTGCGAGGATAGCCACGGCGATCAGCGCGGTGGACGTGTGGGTGACTGGAAACCATCGCGCGTTGTTCGTCTGGAAGAGAGACAGGGCGATGAGCGGGTGGAGGAAATAGTCGAGCACGAGGCGCGCGAAACTCCATCCAATGCGGTGGAGGAGGGTCTGCATCTCGATCTGCAGGTCGACTGCTTGATCCGGGTTGCGCTGAGATTCGTAGAGCTGCCGTAGCCAGCGATAGAGACCGATCGACAAAATGGTCACGACGACGCCCACCATCAGCAGGGCAAGATTGACGATCGAGTTGGTCCAGAGATCGCTCGTCGCAGTACTGCCAAGGTATTgggccatctcctccaggccGTATGTCGCATTCACCGAGTAAATCCCGTCTTCGACGCCCGGGTAGGTGAACTGGTGGGTGACGGGCCAGTTCCTGAAGATCAGGGACGACCAGCTGAGGCTGCTCACTACCGCGCGGAAGAAGCCCGGATAGGACAAGGTCAGACACCCCGTTAAGAAAATGAACTGGAGGTAGTGGATGCAGGGGCCAAGTCCAGGCATGGTTGACTCTGCCGGGTCTTGCATGCCGTCTCCGAGCTCGTACCTAAAGGTACTCTGGCGTCGTCTCTGGTAGCTTCTCAGCGCGCCTGTGACGATGCCTGAGAGTAACATGATTGTCAATGGGACGCCCATAAGTATACGGGAAGGTATTGAGCCGAGATATGGCGTGATATGAGCCCTCATACAGGCTATATTCGTATTGTTCAAGCTTAGCTGGATCGTTGTATCCAGACTCCTGAAGCGGAGCTCACGTTCTAACGGAAACGAGGCTTCGTATATCGCATACGTCCGTCGGTCATATCTGCTCGAAATGTCGGTCATCTGACCCATTGTTGACCTTTCAAGCCGCTACGTACCTTGGATTATCCTTTGGCGACAGTGTAGGGCATCTCCCCTCTGGAGCCCACGGCTTTCCACTTATGCCCAAACGGCCCAATAGTCGGGCGTCGAGTGTGAGCACGGCTGATGCCCCGTCCAATTCTTCGCATCTTTCATCGATAAAGTCGCCCAAAAGCTTGATGGACAGGGCAGCGCCATCATCCCTGCTGTCCAGCGAGCCGCTCAGGGAAAGAGGCTCGAATAGCGGATCAGTCGatccatcctcttccaggCTGCATGGCAGGCGTCGGATAAACGCTGCTTGGGCGCAAAATATCAGCAAGAGCCAGATGAATAGGTCTCTGTAATCCATTGGTAGCTAACTCGAGACATCTGCGCGTCCATCTGGACGGGGGGTAGGGAATCAGCAGCCGATTTTGTCACTTGTATGGAAGCAAGTTTGTGGCTTTTGCCATGCGTGCTGAAATGCCGGCGAATTTTGACTATCATAACGGCAGTGGAGCTTAGTTTGCCAATTAGAACTCGCTTATGTCGTTTCAGCCACTCGAGTCTCCACTGGGCTGATATTTATAGTCAAGAAAAGTGGGAACGTTCTACTATCCAGGGAATTGGATAGTCCCTTGAATGTAAGATTCCTGGGGAAATCGAGGAAGGTTGAAGTGCCGTCCGAGTTATTGGCCTTGACAACAATACCCCAGATGGTAATTCTGCTTTTTGGAGTGAGATAAGTCTCATTGTGGCAAGCCATTATCAGGAGGAATGCCGTTGAAGCGTGCAATTGTTCCCACCATAGAATGAAATGGAAAAGCGCAACCACTTGATAAAAATAATGGCCAGTACAGAAGACGCTCTTCTTCGCAAGGAGGTAGGGAATCTGTTTATATATGAGCTTCTTCACTTTATTGATTGCTTTAGGTTCTGGATGGAACTTCTAAGGCCTATGGGCAGAAAGCAACTCCTTTGTAATTTGAAAATTATCAAGATCGCTTCAATCATACACACTGGTCTGATATACTGTTTTAGGCTGTCAAACAAGCAGTGCCAGCTCTTGATAGCAATATAGCAGTATATAACAGCAAGGCAGAGGGAGTAAGTATACTCTTACCAAGCAAAATTTATAGCATACTTACAGTATACTGCAGGGTAAAAGAGATAGACCATGGAATTTCTTTGGCTATCTAGCTACAAAGATTAATTGGAAAGAAAACTGTAATAGTAACTTAAATATACTTCTTTATATACAGGATTCAAAGAATGTTTCCACCGAAGAGTTCTTGATCATGGGTACTATTGTGATGTATCACCAACTTAAAGCTGCTATGGTACTCATACTGAAACAAGGATTTCCTAACCCCTAGTTaaaaggaggaagggctgaTACAAAATCCCTGATTATTGATAAGGTTTGTTGTCAACCTTCGCCAAAATCCAACTTAGTTAGATTATTAGTATTGACTAACAAACCTACAGGCTGACAACGCTAACAATTTgggccagcagctcaaatCCAGCACATGTTATAAGCTCGACTCTAACCCTGATGGAGACGATTCCGAGGCTCGTGGCTCGTGGATTATTTTTAGCGGCGATGTTGCCTGCGGGCCTGGCAGttgaaaagaaaagaaaggaaaagtaTGTAGACTGGACTTTGGACAGTGATTCTGCCATGCCCTACATTTTGCAGTTTAGTTCACTTAGAATATACGGATACCTCCAGGGGCTATGTATGCATTAACTTTCCGTCTAGACAGTCTAGAAATAACCATAACAATTTCCTGAGCAATGATCCGCCAACTTTATCAGGCCTCTCCGACGGCGGTTCTGGCGTGTTTCGTCGGTAAGGTAAGCCTTTCCGTTTCAACCCAGGCAGTGGGCAGGGTAATCAGGGAATACCAATACATGACCCTACCTGGCAGCATCCCATGCAGGAGATGATCTGACGAGGATTATCCTTACGGAAGCGCCGCATTATTCAACACTGGCCTGACGAGGCTCCCGTCGCATTCTTCTGTTGTCTTTGTGCGTGGACATGTCATCTACAGATCCATATCCACCTATTCTAATCATAAAGACCCTTCTCAGACCTTCAGCCGTGCACATCCCCTATCTCCTCACCCCACCACCTCCGAAACCCCAGCAACCTCTCCGTGCGAACTCTCGCCATGGCCCTCCCCGTCCCCGTCTTCATAATCCCCTCCAACCTCTCCAGTTTTCCCCCAAAATGCTTAATCGGATCCCCAtctcccattcctcctcactcctcAACATATCCCTGCCCTTCGCACCTAAGAACGTAAAACACCGCCCGATTCCTACATCCCCCACCGCATCCAGGCGATCCGCATCCTGCACAATCGCAAGTTCAACATACCTCCCTCGCCAACTAACCGCCTTACAGCGGACGGATCCTTACACTACGTCGTATACGAGACATGCGAGACGATCGTCTGGACACGGGTTGCAAGCACAGGATCCGCCCCGTGCAAGAGGAGAATATGCTCGACTAACTTGT
It includes:
- a CDS encoding uncharacterized protein (transcript_id=CADANIAT00003726); this encodes MDYRDLFIWLLLIFCAQAAFIRRLPCSLEEDGSTDPLFEPLSLSGSLDSRDDGAALSIKLLGDFIDERCEELDGASAVLTLDARLLGRLGISGKPWAPEGRCPTLSPKDNPRYDRRTYAIYEASFPLEPCMRAHITPYLGSIPSRILMGVPLTIMLLSGIVTGALRSYQRRRQSTFRYELGDGMQDPAESTMPGLGPCIHYLQFIFLTGCLTLSYPGFFRAVVSSLSWSSLIFRNWPVTHQFTYPGVEDGIYSVNATYGLEEMAQYLGSTATSDLWTNSIVNLALLMVGVVVTILSIGLYRWLRQLYESQRNPDQAVDLQIEMQTLLHRIGWSFARLVLDYFLHPLIALSLFQTNNARWFPVTHTSTALIAVAILAGVLIVVVRRLVKTDRQAVFFQPTSLPCGVGSNHWGFYTLYGIPFVRGIAIGGLQLSGLAELVILLGCEVWILTWGSWNRQTGFTGRHALLSAARLAALGMSFVFLVEVGASERTKSIVAYCILSLHLTVLIIGIGLDCIYKPLGYLSYRVGLLDSAPNEHSRSKAPVFGIAQLSHRSTRRFSFAHLPALDPAPGEHPSPPYRRHSPRPGSSGSQFTYESKSFFRPPRCNAPLSSHNGAVGPTRSPEGSDRSSESTIESIELAPLDNIYEVINSTEYYSQRESDQFYRPRERDITRPRKEPCSEPEIPSAGWGLGPSKLLRWKRQMPKERGFEVIRPRATTPAMAPRADA
- a CDS encoding uncharacterized protein (transcript_id=CADANIAT00003727) — encoded protein: MASTEDALLRKEAVKQAVPALDSNIAVYNSKAEGDSKNVSTEEFLIMGTIVMYHQLKAAMLKGGRADTKSLIIDKADNANNLGQQLKSSTCYKLDSNPDGDDSEARGSWIIFSGDVACGPGS